The Ictidomys tridecemlineatus isolate mIctTri1 chromosome 6, mIctTri1.hap1, whole genome shotgun sequence genome includes a region encoding these proteins:
- the Serhl2 gene encoding serine hydrolase-like protein 2 isoform X1, which translates to MGLLSELKLTMPWGHIAAKAWGSLRGPPVLCLHGWLDNANSFDRLIPLLPQDFYYVAMDFGGHGLSSHYGPGVPYYHQNFVNEVRRVVAALKWSRFSLMGHSFGGIVGGMFSCTFPEMVDELILLDTSPFAMDINEMENLLTYKRRAIEHVLQVEASQKPSRVVSPEEMLQGFLKNNSHVGEECGKLLLQRGTTRGATGLVLNRDRRITWPQYSFDFVSRELFTHSIQQLQARVLLVKAAQGYSDVRRENDANTETLMFMLDTMRSILKERFQFVQIPGNHYVHMNAPHLVANVVSPFLQSKRRIPAQL; encoded by the exons ATGG GTCTGCTCTCAGAGCTGAAGCTGACAATGCCCTGGGGCCACATTGCTGCCAAAGCCTGGGGCTCCCTGCGGGGCCCCCCAGTTCTGTGCCTGCATGGCTGGCTGGACAATGCCAACTCCTTCGATAGACTCATCCCTCTCCTCCCACAAG ACTTCTATTACGTTGCCATGGATTTTGGAGGTCATGGGCTCTCATCCCATTACGGCCCAGGTGTCCCGTATTACCACCAAAACTTTGTGAATGAGGTCCGGCGAGTCGTGGCAG CCTTGAAATGGAGCCGTTTCTCTCTCATGGGCCACAGTTTCG GAGGCATTGTAGGCGGCATG TTTTCCTGCACCTTCCCCGAGATGGTGGATGAACTTATCTTGTTGGACACGTCGCCGTTTGCCATGGACATTAAT GAGATGGAGAACTTGCTGACCTACAAGCGGAGAGCCATAGAGCACGTGCTGCAGGTGGAGGCCTCCCAGAAGCCCTCGCGTGTGGTCAGCCCGGAGGAGATGCTGCAGGG gttCCTGAAGAACAACAGCCATGTGGGTGAGGAGTGCGGGAAACTCCTCCTGCAGAGAGGAACCACCCGGGGGGCCACAG GTCTGGTGCTGAACAGAGACCGGAGGATCACTTGG CCGCAGTACAGCTTTGACTTCGTCAGCAGGGAGCTGTTCACACACTCCATCCAGCAGCTGCAGGCCCGCGTCCTGCTTGTCAA GGCAGCACAAGGATATAGTGATGTGAGACGGGAGAATGATGCCAACACGGAGACCTTGATGTTTATGCTGGACACGATGAGATCCATCCTAAAAGAG CGGTTCCAGTTTGTACAAATCCCCGGCAACCATTATGTCCACATGAATGCTCCCCACCTCGTGGCCAATGTCGTCAGCCCCTTTTTACAGAGCAAACGCAGGATCCCGGCCCAGCTGTAG
- the Serhl2 gene encoding serine hydrolase-like protein 2 isoform X2, translated as MPWGHIAAKAWGSLRGPPVLCLHGWLDNANSFDRLIPLLPQDFYYVAMDFGGHGLSSHYGPGVPYYHQNFVNEVRRVVAALKWSRFSLMGHSFGGIVGGMFSCTFPEMVDELILLDTSPFAMDINEMENLLTYKRRAIEHVLQVEASQKPSRVVSPEEMLQGFLKNNSHVGEECGKLLLQRGTTRGATGLVLNRDRRITWPQYSFDFVSRELFTHSIQQLQARVLLVKAAQGYSDVRRENDANTETLMFMLDTMRSILKERFQFVQIPGNHYVHMNAPHLVANVVSPFLQSKRRIPAQL; from the exons ATGCCCTGGGGCCACATTGCTGCCAAAGCCTGGGGCTCCCTGCGGGGCCCCCCAGTTCTGTGCCTGCATGGCTGGCTGGACAATGCCAACTCCTTCGATAGACTCATCCCTCTCCTCCCACAAG ACTTCTATTACGTTGCCATGGATTTTGGAGGTCATGGGCTCTCATCCCATTACGGCCCAGGTGTCCCGTATTACCACCAAAACTTTGTGAATGAGGTCCGGCGAGTCGTGGCAG CCTTGAAATGGAGCCGTTTCTCTCTCATGGGCCACAGTTTCG GAGGCATTGTAGGCGGCATG TTTTCCTGCACCTTCCCCGAGATGGTGGATGAACTTATCTTGTTGGACACGTCGCCGTTTGCCATGGACATTAAT GAGATGGAGAACTTGCTGACCTACAAGCGGAGAGCCATAGAGCACGTGCTGCAGGTGGAGGCCTCCCAGAAGCCCTCGCGTGTGGTCAGCCCGGAGGAGATGCTGCAGGG gttCCTGAAGAACAACAGCCATGTGGGTGAGGAGTGCGGGAAACTCCTCCTGCAGAGAGGAACCACCCGGGGGGCCACAG GTCTGGTGCTGAACAGAGACCGGAGGATCACTTGG CCGCAGTACAGCTTTGACTTCGTCAGCAGGGAGCTGTTCACACACTCCATCCAGCAGCTGCAGGCCCGCGTCCTGCTTGTCAA GGCAGCACAAGGATATAGTGATGTGAGACGGGAGAATGATGCCAACACGGAGACCTTGATGTTTATGCTGGACACGATGAGATCCATCCTAAAAGAG CGGTTCCAGTTTGTACAAATCCCCGGCAACCATTATGTCCACATGAATGCTCCCCACCTCGTGGCCAATGTCGTCAGCCCCTTTTTACAGAGCAAACGCAGGATCCCGGCCCAGCTGTAG